A section of the Synergistales bacterium genome encodes:
- a CDS encoding 2-oxoacid ferredoxin oxidoreductase (catalyzes the coenzyme A-dependent decarboxylation of 2-oxoacids, such as pyruvate and 2-oxoglutarate): protein MRDLKEYELDVVDVAWCPGCGDFQIMEALKKALAEQDLKPSDVLLASGIGQAAKLPHFMKAHFFNGLHGRSISNATGFRMANPTMPVLAIGGDGDMYGEGGNHFLHTIRRNPNITNLVHNNMVYGLTKGQASPTSPLGFQTPTTPEGVVNAPVNPIALAVSLGASFVARAFSGDVEQTKETIKAAMQHEGYALVDIFQPCVSFNKVNTFKWFKDHTYYLEESYDPWDRTAALEKAFEQERFALGILYRCERPVFEYQLAPYGERREALYKGRPDPGKVQRFIEETYV, encoded by the coding sequence ATGAGAGATCTCAAGGAATACGAACTGGACGTGGTGGATGTCGCCTGGTGCCCCGGCTGCGGGGATTTCCAGATCATGGAGGCGCTGAAGAAGGCGCTGGCCGAACAGGATTTGAAGCCCTCCGATGTGCTCCTGGCCTCCGGAATAGGGCAGGCCGCCAAGCTGCCCCACTTCATGAAGGCCCACTTTTTCAACGGGCTGCACGGCCGCTCCATCTCCAACGCCACGGGATTCCGCATGGCCAATCCCACCATGCCTGTCCTGGCGATCGGCGGAGACGGCGACATGTACGGCGAGGGCGGCAATCACTTTCTCCACACCATCCGCCGCAACCCCAACATCACCAATCTGGTGCACAACAACATGGTCTACGGGTTGACCAAAGGCCAGGCTTCACCGACCAGTCCGCTGGGCTTCCAGACCCCCACCACACCGGAGGGCGTCGTGAACGCTCCGGTGAACCCCATTGCGCTGGCCGTCTCCCTGGGCGCATCCTTTGTCGCCCGGGCCTTTTCCGGCGACGTGGAGCAGACCAAGGAGACCATCAAGGCCGCCATGCAGCACGAAGGCTACGCCCTGGTGGATATCTTCCAGCCCTGCGTTTCCTTCAACAAGGTGAACACCTTCAAGTGGTTCAAGGATCATACCTACTATCTGGAGGAGTCCTACGATCCATGGGACAGAACGGCGGCGCTGGAGAAGGCCTTCGAGCAGGAGCGTTTCGCCCTGGGGATCCTCTACAGATGCGAACGTCCCGTGTTTGAATACCAGCTCGCGCCCTACGGAGAACGTCGCGAGGCCCTCTACAAAGGGCGTCCGGACCCCGGGAAGGTGCAGCGCTTTATTGAGGAGACCTATGTCTGA
- a CDS encoding 2-oxoacid:acceptor oxidoreductase subunit alpha, translated as MARFPVGERRDISIVLCGAAGQGVQTVEQLLVKLVKGAGYHVFANREYMSRVRGGNNSTEIRVSSQPVRALVDRIDVLIPMSGGIRDNIRARLDDETVIVGDREALGEEFAELPGTFLHIPLASLAREAGGRVFANVIAAGVMAGLFEAPEEIMERYFRKRFGHKSRETVDRNMQAARMGIERGKELASEGTLAFALQPDPSVEERVVFDGAHAVSLGAVSGGCDFCCGYPMSPATGVLTFMAQNAHTFGVAMEQVEDEIAAINMALGASFAGARPVVTTSGGGVSLMCEGISLSGVAELPVVVHLAQRPGPATGMATRTEQGDLELAVYGGHGEFPRLVYAPGSLEEAVRLTHRALNMADRYQTPVFVLTDQYFINSYYDLDVPECGSWEVERHIVEAGPSYRRYEMAEDGVSPRSVPGYGEGIVGVDSHEHDEEGHVWEDFELRTRMNAKRLKKMEGIRSETVPPTLVGPKDYTRLVLCWGSTLHIVEEALRQLQLPDTALLHLSQVYPLPAETEGYLQQAEHVVAVEGNATGQLCNLLRQETGFLVEDRVLTWKGLQFSVEEVQAGLREHLA; from the coding sequence ATGGCACGATTTCCCGTGGGAGAGAGGCGCGACATCTCTATTGTGCTCTGCGGCGCAGCCGGACAGGGGGTGCAGACCGTCGAGCAGCTGCTGGTGAAGCTGGTGAAGGGGGCCGGTTATCACGTCTTCGCCAACCGTGAATACATGTCCCGGGTGCGGGGCGGGAACAACTCCACGGAGATCCGGGTTTCTTCCCAGCCGGTCCGTGCACTGGTGGACCGGATCGATGTGTTGATCCCCATGAGCGGCGGCATCCGGGACAACATCCGGGCTCGGCTGGACGACGAGACGGTGATTGTCGGCGACCGGGAGGCGCTGGGTGAGGAGTTTGCCGAACTGCCGGGGACCTTTCTCCATATCCCTCTGGCATCACTGGCCAGGGAGGCCGGGGGGAGGGTCTTCGCCAATGTCATCGCCGCCGGTGTCATGGCGGGGCTCTTCGAGGCGCCGGAGGAGATCATGGAACGCTACTTCCGGAAGCGTTTCGGCCACAAGAGCCGGGAAACGGTGGACAGGAACATGCAGGCCGCCCGCATGGGGATCGAGCGCGGGAAGGAGCTTGCGTCCGAAGGGACACTGGCCTTCGCCCTGCAGCCCGATCCCTCGGTGGAAGAGCGGGTGGTCTTCGACGGTGCCCACGCCGTCTCGCTGGGCGCCGTCTCCGGCGGGTGCGACTTCTGCTGCGGCTATCCCATGTCGCCCGCCACTGGGGTGTTGACCTTCATGGCCCAGAACGCCCACACCTTCGGTGTTGCTATGGAGCAGGTGGAAGACGAGATCGCAGCCATCAACATGGCCCTCGGCGCCTCCTTCGCCGGCGCCAGGCCGGTGGTCACCACCTCCGGCGGCGGTGTCTCGCTGATGTGCGAAGGGATCAGCCTCTCCGGGGTGGCCGAACTGCCCGTAGTGGTCCATCTGGCCCAGCGACCGGGGCCGGCCACCGGCATGGCCACGCGAACCGAGCAGGGTGACCTCGAACTGGCTGTCTACGGCGGCCACGGCGAGTTCCCCCGGCTGGTCTACGCCCCCGGTTCCCTGGAGGAGGCGGTGCGTCTTACCCACAGGGCGCTCAACATGGCCGACCGCTATCAGACGCCGGTCTTTGTCCTGACGGATCAGTACTTCATCAACTCCTACTACGACCTGGATGTCCCCGAGTGCGGATCCTGGGAGGTGGAACGGCACATCGTGGAAGCCGGTCCCTCCTACAGGAGATACGAGATGGCCGAAGACGGTGTCTCTCCGAGAAGCGTGCCCGGCTACGGAGAGGGGATTGTCGGGGTGGACAGCCACGAACACGACGAAGAGGGACACGTGTGGGAGGATTTCGAGCTGCGTACCCGGATGAACGCCAAGCGCCTCAAAAAGATGGAGGGAATCCGCAGCGAAACGGTGCCGCCGACGCTGGTGGGGCCGAAGGACTACACCCGGCTGGTGCTCTGCTGGGGTTCCACGCTCCATATTGTCGAGGAGGCGCTCCGACAGCTGCAGCTTCCCGATACGGCGCTGCTGCACCTGTCCCAGGTCTATCCGCTGCCGGCGGAAACGGAAGGCTATCTGCAGCAGGCGGAGCATGTGGTGGCGGTGGAGGGCAACGCCACCGGACAGCTGTGCAACCTGTTGCGTCAGGAGACGGGATTCCTGGTGGAAGACAGGGTGTTGACCTGGAAGGGCCTGCAGTTTTCCGTGGAGGAAGTGCAGGCGGGACTCCGGGAACACCTGGCGTGA